From a region of the Salvelinus fontinalis isolate EN_2023a chromosome 13, ASM2944872v1, whole genome shotgun sequence genome:
- the zgc:158432 gene encoding uncharacterized protein zgc:158432 isoform X1 — MKAYSLLCLIFLLPVTVIGQTTPDPSCVTVDDFEVCTGTAYTCNAEKSKCYCKDKKPFCRCNNYIDKWYIGEKCDFEWTILNFALVSSLPGLALAVIVGVMVQCVHYLRKPAKKQKDRTTSYTNYAMSPTTYYENNQDDMFSNTVFASDMPNRPKPPSVQPTQERFPISNLPNRPYSLQPNGMRPTLDRLSLTNPTSQPYNYATGMTQPLGNLYPKSPSPRNPYEDRAPPPDCYDDQHMRPTQPPPGHNGMMREGMSGYPAPSSPAPLYSAPEYNLSSQFPRAQIGRHY; from the exons ATGAAGGCCTATAGTTTGCTGTGTTTAATATTTCTACTCCCTGTCACAGTTATTGGACAAACGACACCAGATC CAAGTTGTGTAACAGTAGATGACTTTGAAGTGTGCACAGGAACTGCATATACATGCAATGCTGAGAAAAGCAAATGCTACTGTAAGGACAAGAAACCTTTCTGTAG GTGTAACAACTACATAGACAAGTGGTACATAGGGGAGAAGTGTGACTTTGAGTGGACCATATTGAACTTTGCCCTGGTATCATCTCTACCAGGACTGGCCCTGGCTGTTATTGTTGGTGTGATGGTCCAGTGTGTCCATTACTTAAGGAAACCAGCAAAGAAACAAAAGGATCGCACAACGAG TTACACAAACTATGCAATGTCACCGACAACATATTATGAAAATAACCAAGATGACATGTTCTCCAACACAGTGTTTGCCTCAGACATGCCG AATCGGCCAAAGCCCCCCAGTGTCCAGCCCACCCAGGAGAGGTTTCCCATATCCAACTTACCCAACCGCCCTTACAG CCTTCAACCAAACGGCATGCGGCCCACTTTAGATAGATTGTCTTTGACCAACCCTACAAGCCAGCCATACAA CTATGCTACAGGTATGACGCAGCCCCTGGGTAACCTCTATCCCAAGTCTCCATCGCCAAGGAACCCGTATGAAGACAGAGCGCCACCTCCAGACTGTTATGACGACCAGCACATGAGACCAACACAGCCCCCACCAGGACACAACGGCATGATG AGAGAAGGCATGTCTGGGTATCCTGCGCCCAGTTCACCTGCTCCCCTCTATTCAGCACCGGAGTACAACCTCAGTTCCCAGTTTCCCAGAGCCCAGATAGGGAGACACTACTGA
- the zgc:158432 gene encoding actin-binding protein WASF2 isoform X2 has product MLRKANATVRTRNLSVGLALAVIVGVMVQCVHYLRKPAKKQKDRTTSYTNYAMSPTTYYENNQDDMFSNTVFASDMPNRPKPPSVQPTQERFPISNLPNRPYSLQPNGMRPTLDRLSLTNPTSQPYNYATGMTQPLGNLYPKSPSPRNPYEDRAPPPDCYDDQHMRPTQPPPGHNGMMREGMSGYPAPSSPAPLYSAPEYNLSSQFPRAQIGRHY; this is encoded by the exons ATGCTGAGAAAAGCAAATGCTACTGTAAGGACAAGAAACCTTTCTGTAG GACTGGCCCTGGCTGTTATTGTTGGTGTGATGGTCCAGTGTGTCCATTACTTAAGGAAACCAGCAAAGAAACAAAAGGATCGCACAACGAG TTACACAAACTATGCAATGTCACCGACAACATATTATGAAAATAACCAAGATGACATGTTCTCCAACACAGTGTTTGCCTCAGACATGCCG AATCGGCCAAAGCCCCCCAGTGTCCAGCCCACCCAGGAGAGGTTTCCCATATCCAACTTACCCAACCGCCCTTACAG CCTTCAACCAAACGGCATGCGGCCCACTTTAGATAGATTGTCTTTGACCAACCCTACAAGCCAGCCATACAA CTATGCTACAGGTATGACGCAGCCCCTGGGTAACCTCTATCCCAAGTCTCCATCGCCAAGGAACCCGTATGAAGACAGAGCGCCACCTCCAGACTGTTATGACGACCAGCACATGAGACCAACACAGCCCCCACCAGGACACAACGGCATGATG AGAGAAGGCATGTCTGGGTATCCTGCGCCCAGTTCACCTGCTCCCCTCTATTCAGCACCGGAGTACAACCTCAGTTCCCAGTTTCCCAGAGCCCAGATAGGGAGACACTACTGA